A genomic segment from Barrientosiimonas humi encodes:
- a CDS encoding S1C family serine protease, giving the protein MTDDRSGSTPASGRRPDGTAPDTPAGSADPTPPPSSTPPPTTQPIDLDSTGAIGRAPAPAQQPDGSAPQAPRWSTRPSQGAAPLPGARRPGGPGGPGDGRTSGAPGPVPPGATGAAAAPASSGVPATAATPVSAAAPPAAPPRRGRGGLVAGAVALALLAGGAGGLAGAALSDRQQESAAQSGQVTDPDVSQVAQSVLPGVVTLRVGESASSGGVGGSERSGTGSGFVIRQDGYILTNNHVATAAGENGKITVVFADGEQVPATLVGRDASYDLAVVKVDKTGLPTLLFGSSDRVKVGNPVIAVGAPLGLDSTVTTGIVSALNRPVVAGQSQDQRSYINAVQTDAAINPGNSGGPLVDERGQVVGINTAIARVPGSSSGSGGNIGLGFAIPADTAKRTADQLIKSGKAEHPAIGALLDQSYTGEGARITGSGSTPAVTPGGPADKAGLKDGDVVLSIDGRKVTSADMLIVTIRSKAVGDRVRLLVRSGGSERTVEMVLTAGAS; this is encoded by the coding sequence ATGACCGACGACCGATCCGGCAGCACGCCTGCCTCCGGCCGGCGCCCTGACGGCACTGCGCCGGACACCCCCGCCGGGTCGGCCGACCCCACCCCGCCCCCGTCAAGCACGCCGCCGCCGACCACGCAGCCGATCGACCTCGACAGCACCGGTGCCATCGGCCGCGCCCCGGCGCCCGCCCAGCAGCCGGACGGGTCCGCACCCCAGGCGCCCCGCTGGTCCACCCGGCCCAGCCAGGGAGCCGCGCCGCTGCCCGGCGCTCGCCGACCGGGCGGACCCGGCGGACCCGGCGACGGGCGTACGTCCGGCGCGCCTGGCCCGGTCCCGCCCGGTGCCACCGGCGCAGCTGCGGCACCGGCCTCCTCGGGAGTCCCGGCCACCGCCGCGACCCCCGTCTCGGCGGCCGCGCCACCCGCTGCACCGCCGCGTCGGGGCCGGGGCGGCCTGGTCGCGGGAGCCGTCGCCCTCGCGCTGCTCGCCGGCGGCGCGGGCGGCCTCGCGGGCGCCGCGCTGAGCGACCGGCAGCAGGAGAGCGCCGCGCAGTCCGGCCAGGTCACCGACCCCGACGTGTCCCAGGTGGCGCAGTCGGTGCTGCCCGGCGTCGTGACGCTGCGGGTGGGGGAGAGCGCGAGCTCCGGCGGCGTCGGCGGCAGCGAACGCTCCGGCACCGGCTCGGGCTTCGTGATCCGTCAGGACGGCTACATCCTCACCAACAACCACGTCGCGACGGCGGCCGGCGAGAACGGCAAGATCACCGTGGTCTTCGCCGACGGGGAGCAGGTGCCCGCGACCCTGGTCGGGCGCGACGCGTCCTACGACCTGGCCGTCGTCAAGGTCGACAAGACCGGCCTGCCGACGCTGCTGTTCGGCAGCTCCGACCGGGTCAAGGTCGGCAACCCGGTGATCGCGGTCGGCGCGCCGCTGGGCCTCGACAGCACCGTCACCACCGGCATCGTGTCCGCGCTGAACCGGCCGGTCGTGGCCGGGCAGAGCCAGGACCAGCGCTCGTACATCAACGCGGTGCAGACCGACGCCGCGATCAACCCCGGCAACTCCGGCGGCCCGCTGGTCGACGAGCGCGGTCAGGTCGTCGGGATCAACACCGCCATCGCGCGGGTGCCCGGCTCCAGCTCGGGCAGCGGCGGCAACATCGGCCTCGGCTTCGCCATCCCCGCAGACACCGCCAAGCGCACCGCCGACCAGCTCATCAAGTCGGGCAAGGCCGAGCACCCCGCGATCGGGGCGCTGCTTGACCAGAGCTACACCGGCGAGGGGGCGCGGATCACCGGCTCCGGCTCGACCCCGGCCGTCACCCCCGGCGGGCCCGCCGACAAGGCCGGGCTCAAGGACGGGGACGTCGTGCTGAGCATCGACGGGCGCAAGGTCACCAGCGCCGACATGCTCATCGTCACGATCCGGTCCAAGGCCGTCGGGGACCGGGTGCGGCTGTTGGTACGGTCCGGGGGCAGCGAACGCACGGTCGAGATGGTGCTCACCGCGGGCGCGAGCTGA
- a CDS encoding twin-arginine translocase TatA/TatE family subunit, whose amino-acid sequence MELFGINTTEFLIVLVLAMLVIGPDKLPEYVQKLREGITKAREMADGARSQLKDQMGPEFEDINWRQYDPRQYDPRAIVRQALFDEPRPEDPAAAQTMPDRTPDHVPETPAQPDYLTRFDPDRATPWDIDAT is encoded by the coding sequence GTGGAGCTGTTCGGGATCAACACGACCGAGTTCCTGATCGTGCTCGTCCTCGCCATGCTGGTCATCGGGCCCGACAAGCTGCCCGAGTACGTCCAGAAGCTGCGCGAGGGCATCACCAAGGCCCGCGAGATGGCCGACGGAGCACGCTCGCAGCTGAAGGACCAGATGGGTCCGGAGTTCGAGGACATCAACTGGCGGCAGTACGACCCGCGGCAGTACGACCCCCGCGCCATCGTGCGCCAGGCGCTGTTCGACGAGCCCCGGCCCGAAGACCCCGCCGCGGCGCAGACGATGCCGGACCGCACCCCCGACCACGTGCCCGAGACCCCCGCGCAGCCGGACTACCTGACCCGGTTCGACCCCGACCGCGCCACCCCCTGGGACATCGACGCGACCTAG
- a CDS encoding Mrp/NBP35 family ATP-binding protein produces MSAIPTQDAVQAALATVDDPEIRRPITELGMVDDVQISDAGQVRVTVLLTIAGCPLKATLTERVTTAVSGVEGVTGVDVQLGVMSDDQRASLKEQLRGGQAEREVPFAKPGSLTRVYAVASGKGGVGKSSVTVNLAAALAQEGLKVGVVDADIYGFSVPRMLGVEHRPTQVDDMILPPISHEVKVISIGMFVPGNQPVVWRGPMLHRALQQFLADVFWGDLDVLLLDLPPGTGDIAISVAQLIPGAEILVVTTPQQAAAEVAERAGAIALQTKQRIVGVVENMSWLELPDGSRQELFGSGGGRTVAESLTRSVGAQVPLLGQVPLDTRLREGGDNGTPVVLSDPDSAAGTALRGIARSLSSRSRGLAGRSLGLTPAGR; encoded by the coding sequence ATGTCCGCCATCCCCACCCAGGACGCCGTTCAGGCCGCGCTCGCGACCGTCGACGACCCCGAGATCCGTCGCCCCATCACCGAGCTCGGCATGGTCGACGACGTGCAGATCAGCGACGCCGGGCAGGTGCGGGTCACCGTGCTGCTCACCATCGCCGGCTGCCCGCTCAAGGCGACCCTGACCGAACGGGTCACCACCGCCGTCTCGGGCGTCGAGGGCGTCACCGGCGTCGACGTACAGCTCGGGGTCATGAGCGACGACCAGCGCGCCTCCCTCAAGGAGCAGCTGCGCGGCGGCCAGGCCGAGCGCGAGGTGCCCTTCGCCAAGCCCGGGTCGCTGACCCGGGTCTACGCCGTCGCCTCCGGCAAGGGCGGCGTCGGCAAGTCGTCGGTCACGGTCAACCTCGCGGCCGCCCTGGCCCAGGAGGGCCTCAAGGTCGGCGTGGTCGACGCCGACATCTACGGCTTCTCGGTGCCCCGCATGCTCGGCGTGGAGCACCGCCCGACGCAGGTCGACGACATGATCCTGCCGCCGATCAGCCACGAGGTGAAGGTCATCTCGATCGGCATGTTCGTGCCCGGCAACCAGCCGGTCGTCTGGCGCGGCCCGATGCTGCACCGCGCGCTGCAGCAGTTCCTCGCCGACGTCTTCTGGGGCGACCTGGACGTGCTGCTGCTCGACCTGCCGCCCGGCACGGGTGACATCGCGATCTCCGTCGCCCAGCTCATCCCGGGCGCCGAGATCCTGGTCGTCACCACCCCGCAGCAGGCTGCCGCCGAGGTGGCCGAGCGGGCCGGCGCGATCGCGCTGCAGACCAAGCAGCGGATCGTCGGCGTCGTGGAGAACATGTCGTGGCTGGAGCTGCCCGACGGCTCCCGTCAGGAGCTGTTCGGCAGCGGCGGCGGCCGCACCGTCGCCGAGTCGCTCACCCGCAGCGTCGGCGCGCAGGTGCCGCTGCTCGGCCAGGTGCCGCTCGACACCCGCCTGCGCGAGGGCGGCGACAACGGCACCCCGGTCGTGCTCAGCGACCCCGACAGCGCCGCCGGCACGGCCCTGCGCGGCATCGCCCGCTCGCTGAGCTCCCGCTCCCGCGGCCTCGCCGGCCGCTCCCTCGGCCTCACGCCCGCCGGGCGCTGA
- a CDS encoding DUF1003 domain-containing protein: protein MAERGTSDERGRDRETREGQRAKRLARRERPQQRLDQPLERRGRLLPRVPWDNERFGVWSERFARFMGTATFLMGMTIFVVLWLGWNTFMPESAQFDPRALNYTLLTLLLSLQASYAAPLILLAQNRQDDRDRVGLEQDRARDERALADTEFLTREVASLRLALRDTATRDFVRSELRSLLEELEERGTLRPQEPDKAADAQQSRQG, encoded by the coding sequence GTGGCTGAGCGCGGCACGTCCGACGAGCGCGGCCGCGACCGCGAGACGCGCGAGGGGCAGCGCGCCAAGCGACTGGCCCGGCGCGAGCGTCCGCAGCAGCGGCTCGACCAGCCGCTGGAGCGGCGCGGTCGTCTGCTGCCCCGGGTGCCCTGGGACAACGAGCGCTTCGGCGTGTGGAGCGAGCGATTCGCCCGGTTCATGGGGACCGCCACGTTCCTCATGGGGATGACCATCTTCGTGGTCCTGTGGCTCGGCTGGAACACGTTCATGCCCGAGTCGGCGCAGTTCGACCCGCGCGCGCTGAACTACACCCTGCTCACCCTGCTGCTGTCGCTCCAGGCGTCCTACGCCGCCCCGCTGATCCTGCTCGCGCAGAACCGGCAGGACGACCGCGACCGGGTCGGGCTCGAGCAGGACCGGGCCCGCGACGAGCGGGCCCTCGCCGACACCGAGTTCCTCACCCGCGAGGTGGCCTCGCTGCGCCTGGCGCTGCGCGACACCGCGACCCGCGACTTCGTGCGCTCCGAGCTGCGCTCGCTGCTGGAGGAGCTGGAGGAGCGCGGGACGCTGCGTCCGCAGGAGCCGGACAAGGCCGCCGACGCCCAGCAGTCGCGCCAGGGCTGA
- a CDS encoding magnesium transporter MgtE N-terminal domain-containing protein: MSTRVFVSRLAGLPVFDPVGDQVGRVRDVVVTFSSPQRVRAIGLVIEVHGRRRVFVPMTRVTAIDAGAVITTGLVNMRRFEARTGEKQVVANLLDRTVRVASPEGDYDAIVEDVAFEQNARRDWMLVKVFVRRPSASSSASQALSRLTRRRSGATALVPVDEVSGLQERSKAQSAERLLETYDDLRVADLAEVIHDLEPERRAEVAAALDDNKLADVLEELPEDDQVEIIAGLATDRAADVLEAMEPDDAADLLADLPPEQAEALLQRMEPDDAADLRRLLTYDENTAGGLMTTEPVLLGPDATIAEALAMVRREELAPALASAVFVTRPPHETPTGRYIGMVHTQRLLREPPHSAVGQVVDSSVEPIDPSLPLAAVTRTFATYNLVAMPVCDDAGRLVGVVTVDDVLDHVLPDDWRERRHELHSGEQPRPTTIGGRRG; this comes from the coding sequence ATGAGCACCCGGGTCTTCGTCTCCAGGCTGGCGGGTCTGCCGGTCTTCGACCCCGTCGGTGACCAGGTGGGCCGCGTCCGCGACGTCGTCGTCACCTTCAGCAGCCCGCAGCGCGTGCGCGCCATCGGGCTGGTCATCGAGGTGCACGGCCGCCGGCGGGTGTTCGTGCCGATGACCCGCGTCACCGCGATCGACGCGGGCGCGGTGATCACCACCGGCCTGGTCAACATGCGCCGCTTCGAGGCGCGCACCGGCGAGAAGCAGGTGGTCGCCAACCTGCTCGACCGCACCGTTCGGGTCGCCAGCCCCGAGGGCGACTACGACGCGATCGTCGAGGACGTCGCGTTCGAGCAGAACGCCCGGCGCGACTGGATGCTCGTCAAGGTGTTCGTCCGGCGCCCCAGCGCCTCCTCGTCGGCGAGCCAGGCGCTGTCCCGGCTGACCCGACGCCGCTCCGGCGCCACGGCGCTGGTGCCGGTCGACGAGGTCAGCGGGCTGCAGGAGCGCTCGAAGGCGCAGAGCGCCGAGCGGCTGCTGGAGACCTACGACGACCTGCGCGTCGCCGACCTGGCCGAGGTCATCCACGACCTGGAGCCGGAGCGTCGCGCCGAGGTCGCGGCGGCGCTCGACGACAACAAGCTCGCCGACGTGCTCGAGGAGCTGCCCGAGGACGACCAGGTCGAGATCATCGCCGGCCTCGCGACCGACCGGGCCGCCGACGTGCTCGAGGCCATGGAGCCCGACGACGCCGCCGACCTGCTCGCCGACCTGCCGCCCGAGCAGGCCGAGGCGCTGCTGCAGCGGATGGAGCCCGACGACGCGGCCGACCTGCGGCGCCTGCTGACGTACGACGAGAACACCGCCGGTGGTCTGATGACCACCGAGCCGGTGCTGCTCGGCCCCGACGCCACCATCGCCGAGGCGCTGGCGATGGTGCGCCGCGAGGAGCTCGCGCCGGCGCTGGCGTCGGCGGTGTTCGTCACCCGGCCACCGCACGAGACGCCGACCGGCCGCTACATCGGGATGGTGCACACGCAGCGGCTGCTGCGCGAGCCGCCGCACAGCGCGGTCGGCCAGGTCGTCGACAGCTCGGTGGAGCCCATCGACCCCTCGCTGCCGCTGGCCGCGGTGACCCGCACGTTCGCGACCTACAACCTGGTCGCCATGCCCGTGTGCGACGACGCTGGCCGCCTCGTCGGTGTCGTCACGGTCGACGACGTGCTCGACCACGTGCTGCCCGACGACTGGCGCGAGCGCCGTCACGAGCTGCACAGCGGCGAGCAGCCGCGCCCCACCACGATCGGAGGTCGCCGTGGCTGA
- a CDS encoding L,D-transpeptidase family protein gives MNSNTVIDRRIALQGAAAAGALGVIGLANAGGASAATAGSAAAAPAPSILPAATYPVLRVGSTGTAVRDLQSKLSGAGFWLGSVDGSFGSLTQQAVYAIQKYHRLSRDGVCGPITWGKVNLRRRPVARSTSYSHIEIEKSRQLCYVVSGGRVQFCFNTSTGSNKPFYAWGKWYNGQTPSGTFKCYRYVPGWYNNALGALYRPVFFNGGIALHGSTSIPPYPASHGCCRLSTRAQDLILGRGDLGIGRTVVVY, from the coding sequence ATGAACAGCAACACTGTGATCGACCGGCGCATCGCGCTGCAGGGGGCGGCCGCCGCAGGGGCCCTGGGGGTCATCGGGCTGGCGAACGCCGGAGGGGCGAGCGCCGCGACAGCGGGGAGCGCCGCGGCCGCGCCGGCGCCCAGCATCCTGCCCGCCGCGACCTACCCGGTGCTGCGGGTGGGCTCGACCGGGACGGCCGTGCGCGACCTGCAGAGCAAGCTCTCCGGGGCGGGCTTCTGGCTCGGCTCCGTCGACGGCTCGTTCGGGAGCCTGACCCAGCAGGCCGTGTACGCCATCCAGAAGTACCACCGGCTCAGCCGCGACGGCGTGTGCGGGCCCATCACCTGGGGCAAGGTCAACCTGCGGCGACGCCCGGTCGCGCGCAGCACGTCCTACTCCCACATCGAGATCGAGAAGAGCCGCCAGCTGTGCTACGTCGTGAGCGGCGGCCGGGTGCAGTTCTGCTTCAACACCAGCACCGGCTCCAACAAGCCGTTCTACGCCTGGGGCAAGTGGTACAACGGCCAGACGCCGAGCGGCACGTTCAAGTGCTACCGCTACGTGCCGGGCTGGTACAACAACGCCCTCGGCGCGCTGTACCGCCCGGTCTTCTTCAACGGCGGCATCGCGCTGCACGGCTCGACGAGCATCCCGCCCTACCCCGCCTCGCACGGCTGCTGCCGGCTGTCGACCCGGGCGCAGGACCTCATCCTGGGCCGCGGCGACCTCGGCATCGGCCGCACGGTGGTCGTCTACTGA
- a CDS encoding general stress protein, with protein MSTPGMTPRAGQQLLTLQYPMSLGVFDDYAGAQRAVDHLSDKDFPVENCMIVGTELKQVERVTGRLTWGRILLGGALSGVWLGAFVGLIFSLFGTSESVLSILASTMLFGLLFGVAWAAAGYAVTRGRRDFTSVTQVVATKYEVLVEHKFAERARELLAQIDGGPSLTG; from the coding sequence ATGAGCACACCAGGCATGACGCCGCGCGCCGGCCAGCAGCTGCTGACCCTCCAGTACCCCATGTCGCTCGGGGTCTTCGACGACTACGCCGGAGCCCAGCGAGCCGTCGACCACCTGTCCGACAAGGACTTCCCGGTCGAGAACTGCATGATCGTGGGCACCGAGCTCAAGCAGGTCGAGCGGGTCACCGGGCGCCTCACCTGGGGGCGCATCCTGCTCGGCGGCGCCCTCAGCGGTGTCTGGCTGGGTGCGTTCGTCGGCCTGATCTTCTCGCTGTTCGGCACGAGCGAGAGCGTGCTGTCGATCCTCGCGTCGACGATGCTGTTCGGTCTGCTCTTCGGTGTCGCCTGGGCCGCCGCCGGCTATGCCGTCACCCGCGGCCGCCGCGACTTCACCTCGGTCACCCAGGTCGTGGCGACCAAGTACGAGGTGCTCGTCGAGCACAAGTTCGCCGAGCGGGCGCGCGAGCTGCTCGCGCAGATCGACGGCGGCCCGTCGCTGACCGGCTGA
- a CDS encoding aminopeptidase P family protein yields MSEKQRQAEHRSKPHTAQFRDFVAQGWADRDQTPPERIAAADATARRRAEVSAAFPGERLVIPAGGLKVRSNDTDYVFRPHTAFAYLTGLGGDREPDAVLVLEPLTGDDGEPAGHEAVLFFRPLAGRDTEEFFGDSRYGEFWVGARPTLADVEAELGLTARHVDELPDAVAKDAGSIDLRVVADADVDVRALVERARSAQGQTDERTEKQRELDAEFARQLSTMRMVKDEHEIGEMRRAVEATAHGFEAVVADLPEAVRRGRGERWVEGVFGLYARHEGNGVGYDSIAASGDHANTLHWIKNTGDVKEGDLLLLDAGVEVDSLYTADITRTLPVSGRFSPAQRKVYDAVFAAQEAGIAAVRPGNKFSDVHAAAIRVIAEHLYDWGLLPDGIDVEQTLDSETGQYHRRWMVHGTSHHLGLDVHDCALARAEDYKDAELLPGMILTVEPGLYFKADDLLVPQELRGIGVRIEDDVLVTEDGCDNLSGFMPRSSDDVEAWIAGIWSGDRS; encoded by the coding sequence GTGAGCGAGAAGCAGCGCCAGGCCGAGCACCGCAGCAAGCCGCACACCGCGCAGTTCCGCGACTTCGTCGCGCAGGGCTGGGCCGACCGCGACCAGACGCCGCCCGAGCGCATCGCTGCCGCCGACGCGACCGCCCGGCGCCGCGCCGAGGTGTCGGCCGCCTTCCCCGGTGAGCGGCTGGTGATCCCCGCCGGCGGGCTCAAGGTGCGCAGCAACGACACCGACTACGTCTTCCGCCCGCACACCGCCTTCGCCTACCTCACCGGGCTCGGCGGCGACCGCGAGCCCGACGCGGTGCTGGTGCTCGAGCCGCTCACCGGCGACGACGGCGAGCCCGCCGGGCACGAGGCGGTCCTGTTCTTCCGCCCGCTCGCGGGCCGCGACACCGAGGAGTTCTTCGGCGACAGCCGCTACGGCGAGTTCTGGGTCGGCGCGCGCCCGACCCTGGCAGACGTCGAGGCCGAGCTGGGTCTCACCGCCCGGCACGTGGACGAGCTGCCCGACGCGGTGGCCAAGGACGCCGGCAGCATCGACCTGCGCGTGGTCGCCGACGCCGACGTCGACGTGCGCGCCCTGGTCGAGCGGGCGCGCAGCGCGCAGGGGCAGACCGACGAGCGCACCGAGAAGCAGCGCGAGCTCGACGCCGAGTTCGCCCGTCAGCTGTCGACCATGCGGATGGTCAAGGACGAGCACGAGATCGGCGAGATGCGCCGCGCGGTCGAGGCCACCGCGCACGGCTTCGAGGCGGTCGTCGCCGACCTGCCCGAGGCCGTCCGCCGCGGCCGCGGCGAGCGCTGGGTCGAGGGCGTCTTCGGGCTGTACGCCCGCCACGAGGGCAACGGCGTGGGTTACGACTCCATCGCGGCCTCGGGCGACCACGCCAACACCCTGCACTGGATCAAGAACACCGGCGACGTCAAGGAGGGCGACCTGCTGCTGCTCGACGCGGGCGTCGAGGTCGACTCGCTCTACACCGCCGACATCACCCGCACCCTCCCGGTCAGCGGGCGCTTCTCGCCGGCGCAGCGCAAGGTCTACGACGCGGTCTTCGCCGCGCAGGAGGCCGGGATCGCCGCAGTGCGGCCGGGCAACAAGTTCTCCGACGTGCACGCCGCCGCGATCCGGGTCATCGCCGAGCACCTGTACGACTGGGGCCTGCTGCCCGACGGCATCGACGTCGAGCAGACCCTCGACAGCGAGACCGGGCAGTACCACCGCCGCTGGATGGTGCACGGCACCAGCCACCACCTGGGGCTGGACGTGCACGACTGCGCGCTCGCCCGGGCCGAGGACTACAAGGACGCCGAGCTGCTGCCGGGGATGATCCTCACCGTCGAGCCGGGGCTGTACTTCAAGGCCGACGACCTGCTGGTGCCGCAGGAGCTGCGCGGCATCGGGGTGCGCATCGAGGACGACGTGCTGGTCACCGAGGACGGCTGCGACAACCTGTCGGGCTTCATGCCGCGCTCGTCCGACGACGTCGAGGCGTGGATCGCCGGGATCTGGTCGGGCGACCGGTCCTGA
- a CDS encoding threonine/serine ThrE exporter family protein has product MPASVPHARRTPTPGELRDRAGRVLRATKPPTLAIGVRGDEHGPEDQRAREVIDLVLRLGETLLATGSSASDVTSTILRLTRAYTVRSVNVDVTYTSLTVSYHRGPYRDPVTVMRVVPTMAADYTRLEGLQALVRDIVEEGLDLPDARERLDEIVAAHHPYRRSVVTLSMALLGGAVAALLGGGIVLILLAAGTAALVDRLQRSLSLHGLPAFFSQAVGAAVPTVVALLLWAVAARSDYDIPVSLTPSIIVATGVVVLLAGLSVVSSAQDTIDGYYVTAGGRAFEVLILSSGIAVGVLATLAIGQRLGVPLHVNPNIGFAGNLLVETVAAGVVAAAYAVASYTGMRGIAFSTAIGAFGWVLFRLGMQLFDMSPITSTAVAACAVGALAQTIASPFRVPALALSTAGIVPLLPGLAVFRGILDLVDPGGAADAGTTTLVTAAATGMAIAAGVSLGSLPIRRLRADRVQRRLLRRAAADPRE; this is encoded by the coding sequence GTGCCCGCTTCTGTTCCCCACGCTCGTCGTACGCCGACCCCCGGCGAGCTGCGCGACCGCGCCGGTCGCGTGCTCCGCGCCACCAAGCCGCCCACCCTGGCGATCGGGGTGCGCGGCGACGAGCACGGCCCCGAGGACCAGCGCGCCCGTGAGGTCATCGACCTGGTGCTGCGCCTCGGCGAGACCCTGCTCGCCACCGGTTCGTCGGCGTCCGACGTCACCAGCACGATCCTGCGCCTGACGAGGGCGTACACCGTGCGCTCGGTCAACGTCGACGTCACCTACACCTCGCTGACCGTCTCCTACCACCGCGGGCCCTACCGCGACCCGGTGACCGTGATGCGCGTGGTGCCCACGATGGCCGCCGACTACACCAGGCTGGAGGGGCTGCAGGCGCTGGTGCGCGACATCGTCGAGGAGGGCCTCGACCTGCCCGACGCGCGGGAGCGGCTCGACGAGATCGTCGCCGCCCACCACCCCTACCGCCGCTCGGTGGTCACCCTGTCGATGGCGCTGCTGGGTGGCGCCGTGGCGGCGCTCCTCGGCGGCGGGATCGTGCTGATCCTGCTGGCGGCCGGCACCGCGGCGCTCGTCGACCGGCTGCAGCGGAGCCTGTCGCTGCACGGGCTCCCGGCGTTCTTCTCCCAGGCGGTCGGCGCGGCCGTGCCCACCGTCGTCGCGCTGCTGCTGTGGGCGGTCGCCGCGCGGTCCGACTACGACATCCCCGTCTCGCTCACCCCCTCGATCATCGTGGCCACGGGGGTGGTCGTGCTGCTGGCCGGCCTGTCCGTGGTCAGCTCGGCGCAGGACACCATCGACGGCTACTACGTCACCGCCGGCGGGCGCGCCTTCGAGGTGCTGATCCTGTCCTCCGGCATCGCCGTCGGGGTGCTCGCCACCCTGGCGATCGGCCAGCGGCTCGGGGTGCCGCTGCACGTCAACCCCAACATCGGGTTCGCCGGCAACCTCCTCGTCGAGACGGTCGCGGCCGGAGTGGTGGCCGCGGCGTACGCCGTCGCGTCCTACACCGGCATGCGCGGCATCGCCTTCTCCACGGCGATCGGCGCGTTCGGCTGGGTGCTGTTCCGGCTCGGCATGCAGCTGTTCGACATGTCGCCGATCACCTCGACCGCGGTCGCGGCCTGCGCGGTGGGGGCGCTCGCGCAGACCATCGCCAGCCCGTTCCGGGTGCCGGCGCTGGCGCTGAGCACCGCGGGCATCGTCCCGCTGCTGCCGGGTCTCGCGGTCTTCCGCGGCATCCTCGACCTGGTCGACCCCGGTGGTGCGGCCGACGCGGGTACGACCACGCTGGTCACCGCTGCCGCGACCGGGATGGCCATCGCCGCCGGCGTCTCGCTGGGGTCGCTGCCGATCCGCCGGCTGCGCGCCGACCGGGTGCAGCGCCGGCTGCTGCGCCGCGCCGCCGCCGACCCGCGCGAGTAG
- a CDS encoding DcrB-related protein produces the protein MIGPRLLRLLLPLPVAAVLTSCAVSVDESQVPSDAPSLPTTLEVPGPTNLQTDAAEGAVAAKDKSFGVAAPEGWADDTGKQPSTVLFLRSPDQAGKIYPSFSVVRTSLKEPPPLGELVEQGMIAQRQKGATVTRLADRTIGGVPAAGYRMTRTTEEIPVTQTQYYLVQNGSVFITTMTSASSNAGPTGGVQNGILNSWSWGAPPAPSSTPGSTSPTSSDATSSDAASSDSDKDGEDGDSTSSSTSSDSPAPSATPSTSTD, from the coding sequence GTGATCGGCCCGCGTCTGCTTCGTCTGCTCCTGCCTCTCCCGGTGGCCGCCGTGCTCACCTCGTGCGCGGTGTCGGTCGACGAGTCGCAGGTGCCGAGCGACGCGCCGTCGCTGCCGACCACCCTCGAGGTGCCCGGCCCGACCAACCTTCAGACCGACGCCGCCGAGGGGGCCGTCGCCGCCAAGGACAAGTCGTTCGGGGTGGCCGCTCCCGAGGGGTGGGCCGACGACACCGGGAAGCAGCCGAGCACCGTGCTGTTCCTGCGCTCCCCCGACCAGGCGGGCAAGATCTATCCCTCGTTCAGCGTCGTGCGCACCTCGCTCAAGGAGCCGCCGCCGCTCGGCGAGCTGGTCGAGCAGGGCATGATCGCCCAGCGGCAGAAGGGCGCCACCGTCACGCGCCTCGCCGACCGGACCATCGGGGGCGTGCCGGCCGCGGGATACCGGATGACCCGCACGACCGAGGAGATCCCGGTCACCCAGACGCAGTACTACCTGGTGCAGAACGGCAGCGTCTTCATCACCACGATGACCTCGGCGTCGAGCAACGCCGGCCCGACCGGCGGGGTGCAGAACGGCATCCTCAACTCCTGGTCGTGGGGAGCGCCGCCCGCCCCGAGCAGCACGCCGGGCAGCACGAGCCCGACGTCGTCCGACGCAACGTCGTCCGACGCAGCGTCCTCGGACAGCGACAAGGACGGGGAGGACGGCGACAGCACGAGCTCCTCGACCTCCAGCGACTCCCCCGCCCCGAGCGCCACCCCGAGCACCTCGACGGACTGA
- a CDS encoding DUF2752 domain-containing protein: MTPAQAPRARWPRLLAWAAGLLGAAAFVTYLYRNDPHQPGAYPTCFLRSATGLACPGCGGTRAAYDLLHGDVSEAMQEHALLLPLLLVVGVLLVRSLWRRRDPDARGGGLAPTGIGISVAVAFLVFGIVRNLPGLEVLQPL, from the coding sequence GTGACCCCGGCCCAGGCTCCGCGAGCCCGGTGGCCCCGCCTGCTGGCGTGGGCCGCCGGGCTGCTCGGCGCGGCCGCGTTCGTCACCTACCTCTACCGCAACGACCCGCACCAGCCCGGCGCCTACCCGACCTGCTTCCTGCGCTCAGCCACCGGCCTGGCCTGCCCGGGATGCGGCGGGACGCGCGCGGCGTACGACCTGCTGCACGGTGACGTGAGCGAGGCGATGCAGGAGCACGCCCTCCTGCTCCCGCTCCTGCTGGTCGTCGGGGTGCTCCTGGTCCGGTCGCTGTGGCGCCGGCGCGACCCGGACGCACGCGGCGGCGGGCTCGCCCCCACCGGGATCGGCATCAGCGTCGCCGTGGCCTTCCTGGTCTTCGGCATCGTGCGCAACCTGCCCGGCCTGGAGGTGCTGCAGCCGCTGTGA